AGTTGACCGAGGAACAGTGGGATCTGTCCTTTAATACAGGTTTCCGGGCCACCCGCCAGTTCATGGCGGCTGCCTACCCGCTGCTGGCCGTCAACGGCGGTTCGGTTGTGAACTTCGGTTCGGGCTCAGCCATCGTTGGGCAGCAGACCCAGGCTGCCTATGCTTCGGCCAAGGAAGCAATCCGCGGGCTGTCCCGTGTCACAGCCAACGAATGGGCCAAGGACAACATCCGTGTCAACGTTGTCTCACCCATGGCACTCACCGCAGGTGTGAAGGCATGGAGCGAGGCGTTCCCCGAGATGTACCAGGATTCCCTCGCCAAGGTGCCCCTGGGCCGTTTCGGGGATCCAGAAGCAGATGTCGCACCTATCGTCGCATTCCTGCTTTCTGATGATTCACGCTATATGACCGGCCAAACCATCATGGCGGACGGTGGAGCCAACAAGATCTACTGATCCTTCCCACCTATAGGTTCCACACCGGACACGGCCAGCCTCAGACCTCCTGAGGGAGGATCTGGGTTCCCCTCGTTTCCAGGGATTTTGTCAGGCTGCATGTCGTAGGAAATCCGTTGACTCTCATGACCCGTCCGGAAGTATTGTAGGAATGTCGGAGTCGATTTTGGAGTTTGCGGGAATGCCGGATCCGGCGGTGCTTCGCCGGGTGGATTCGGAGTGCCAGACGACGGTCCTGCTCGCTGCGCGGGTGCGGTTCTTGTATGAGTGCGACGATGCGGGGTTACGCAATCTGGCGGTGGTCGCGCTCTCGGACGCCGGGGTGGCGTGCCGCCGGGCGTCGGAGTTGTTCGGGCTGAGCCCGGAGTAAGTGTCGATGTTGCGGGCCCGGGCCAGGACGTGGGCCGGGGAAGGTGTGAGCCAGACCGAGATCGCTGCCCGCCTCGGGGCGGCACGGTCGGTGATCAGCGAGATGCTCGCCGGGCACGGGGCTTGACAATCCGTTCCGCAGACATCGCATCTGGCGGCGGCTCAGGAATCGGGACCACGGCTCGCTGCCGTAAGTAGTGCATCAACACCACAAACGATGCAGCCGTCGGATGCGTCTGCCGTGTTTCCCCAGGGAGATCGTCAAGGAACCTCTGCAGCACCCCATCCGTCAGTGCGCCAGCGGCCAGTCACTGTCCCTGAAGCCAACGACTCAACCGCGCAACCAAGGATCCCAGCTGTTGTGTCTTCGACGGCGCATATCCACGTCCTACCAACAGCTCCCGGTAGCCGGCCAGATAGGGAGCCAAGGGGCCGTTTGGGCCCAGAAAATACTTCGTCATCATGCTCACCTTCCCGTATTGAGAAAACAAGCTTGCGCCACACGCGATTATATAGAAAGCGAATGGGTGCAGATCAGCACGCCGGCAACTGATTTCTCGGCCAGGGCTACCCGGTTTCTGCATAATTGCGCGTTCTACATAGTGGCGGTTATGCAGAATTCTTCATAAAGGCCATGCACCAGGCTCGGTGATCCACGGGCGGTGAACGCGCACCCGTCCAAGCTTCCACTCTGCCTTGATCTGAGCCACCGCGCGGCGGGTGGAACGCTCCGATCCCTCTTAACCCGTCCCCACCAGCTTCTGGTGGGTGGCATCGGTGCCCGTATCCGACCCCGTGAATTTTCCACGTGCTCCTCGATCTTGGGCAGGTACTCATCAGTGATCTTGTCTTTAGACACCGGCTCCGCCAAGGACCGGCCGGCATCCCGGTCAGCGACATGCTTGGCCACGATGTGGTGCGAACAGCCCGTCAGCTGGGTTGCGGCGCGAAACGACTTCGTAAGATCGAACGCTTCAAGAATTTCTATGAACTGGCTATCCCTGTAACTGCCGTGATTATGCGGTTCGTGGGACTCGCCAGGGACGTTCGGGTGGTGTTCCGGCGAGGGTGCGTGGCAGCGCGTGGGGTGTCGGCGGCGGGACAGGGGTTTCCGTCGACTTGCGGTGGGTGATGGCCAGATTCGTAGAGGTGGTGGGTGGGCCGGCTACGGCTGACTCGAGCAGTCGGAAGAACAGCAGGCCCCTCGTGTGTGAGTTACGTCGGTTGAAGCGGAACACGAACTCGTCCAGCTACCCCCGGAGACGCTCGGGCAGCACGCTGCCTTGGTAGGTGCCTTCAAGGACCCGTTTCGTCAGCGAGAACAAGAGGTGTACCCCCGGGAGAGACGGGTGCGCGGGCTGGCTCGAGGCTTTGACATTGTGCACCTCAATGGCGGCCGCTGCTCGTGGGTTAGGGGGGCCACCCATCCGTGATGAGTGTCGCCCCGGGGACACGTGGGCTCGGATGAAATCGGACCGGCTGGCCGATGAAGCATCGGCGATGATCTGTAGTCTGGCCCGGCCAAATCCTTCGCCCCGGCGCTCAATCGTGCCGGCCACGAGCGTCTTGCCTGCCGCACCGCGTCCGAAGGTGCCGGGGCTGCTCCCGCCGATGAAGGTCTCATCCATTTCGACCCGCCCACTGAGACTGTCACGCCCGGACTGGCTCATCACCGATCGTAGTTTATGCGTCATCGTCCATGCAGTTTGGTAGCTGCCAATCTCCGGCACCCGTTGCAGGGTCAGCGCCGACACCCCCTGCTTCGACGCCATCATCAGCCACGCCGCTTCAAACCAGACGGTCAACGGTGTGTGCGTGCGGTGGAATACCGTTCCCGCGACTACGCTGACACGGCGCCTACAGCCAGCACACCGGTGCATGCCCGGCACAACACCCCAATCGCCGACGTCCGCACACCATGGGCAAACGAACCCATCCGGCCAACGCAGCCAGTCCAGATAGTCAACACAGTCCGCGTCCGACCGGAACCAGGCCCGCAGCTCGGGCAGCGACCCAGGAAAATCCTGGCCCTCCAATGGCGAATCCATCATGAACGACACAATACGCGCAGCCCCAGACATCACGGCAGTTACATAGATAGCCAGTTTCTATGATTTCTCCGTCAGACTTCCTACAGAGCCTCTTCCTGGTTTGGTTTGGTGCGACTAGGCACCGACATCGAACCCCAGGAAGGGGCTTCCGCAGTTAACAACACGGCGATGCTAGAAAATAAGAGTGGGCAGATCTGATGACCACCAATGTGCATTTCTGCTGGCCATTAGTGGGCATTTTTTCATGGCCGGTAACACAAGTTCCCCCCAGGCTTTACTACTGCGTGGCACAGGACCGCGCAGTGTCGAACCGGTTCATTTCCCTGCCGTCCACCCGCAACCGCACTATCGGCGCACAACTGTTCCTCCCCGGAGCCGAAGGATTCTTGCACTGGGAATCAACTTTTACAATTCACTCCACTCCAGCGGGAGCATTGCCCCGTTCACAGACACCTGAGCGGGCAATGGCTTTCCGGGCAGAGACTCATTCTTGGTCTATCCTGCACCGGACGGGGAATTCTCCGAGTCCATCCGGTGCAAGGTGTTTGCAGAAGCCATGAATGACATGCGAGCCATGGAACTTCTGAGGACAATAGCATGTTCCGAGGAGGTAGCGCGGATAATTGATCCTGACTCCTCGATCACGCTCAGCCACTTCTCCTACGAGCCCGATCACTACCGATCGGTCATCAACCAACTAGCACTGCGATTGATGAAGTCAAATTAGTGAATGCGGTGGCTCCGCAGTGACGAGGCTGCAGCCCGTCGGTGGATGAGGGATTAGCCTGCGAACTGTAGAGCCGACTTGCTGACCAGAAACGGTTTGATGTGCTCGGTCGCTAGGGCCACATGTGCAGGGTGTGCTGAGTATGCGCGCCAAGACGACTCGTCATTGAACGACATCCGAAAGAAGACTGACGCGTTTCCTTCAGCAAGTCCAAGATCCGCGTGGACGTCAATTTCCTTGAGGCCTTCAATGACGCCGGACAGGGCTAGTAAGCCGTTGACGATCGCATTTTGCTGCTCCGTCGTCGCATCGTTTGTGAGGGTCAGCATGACATTGTGGTGGATCATTGTTCTCCTTGTTTTGGGTACTTATCGAGTTCTTC
This region of Arthrobacter alpinus genomic DNA includes:
- a CDS encoding glycoside hydrolase domain-containing protein; translation: MTTNVHFCWPLVGIFSWPVTQVPPRLYYCVAQDRAVSNRFISLPSTRNRTIGAQLFLPGAEGFLHWESTFTIHSTPAGALPRSQTPERAMAFRAETHSWSILHRTGNSPSPSGARCLQKP
- a CDS encoding Dabb family protein is translated as MIHHNVMLTLTNDATTEQQNAIVNGLLALSGVIEGLKEIDVHADLGLAEGNASVFFRMSFNDESSWRAYSAHPAHVALATEHIKPFLVSKSALQFAG
- a CDS encoding IS1595 family transposase, which codes for MMDSPLEGQDFPGSLPELRAWFRSDADCVDYLDWLRWPDGFVCPWCADVGDWGVVPGMHRCAGCRRRVSVVAGTVFHRTHTPLTVWFEAAWLMMASKQGVSALTLQRVPEIGSYQTAWTMTHKLRSVMSQSGRDSLSGRVEMDETFIGGSSPGTFGRGAAGKTLVAGTIERRGEGFGRARLQIIADASSASRSDFIRAHVSPGRHSSRMGGPPNPRAAAAIEVHNVKASSQPAHPSLPGVHLLFSLTKRVLEGTYQGSVLPERLRG
- a CDS encoding glycoside hydrolase domain-containing protein, with the protein product MVYPAPDGEFSESIRCKVFAEAMNDMRAMELLRTIACSEEVARIIDPDSSITLSHFSYEPDHYRSVINQLALRLMKSN
- a CDS encoding SDR family NAD(P)-dependent oxidoreductase, whose protein sequence is MQLENKVVIVTGGASGIGGAISRVLVARGAKVVAVDVNAEAGGSLQQDLGENVQFILGDVSEKAVAASAVELAKTTFGGLDGLVNNAHASRQAMFNELTEEQWDLSFNTGFRATRQFMAAAYPLLAVNGGSVVNFGSGSAIVGQQTQAAYASAKEAIRGLSRVTANEWAKDNIRVNVVSPMALTAGVKAWSEAFPEMYQDSLAKVPLGRFGDPEADVAPIVAFLLSDDSRYMTGQTIMADGGANKIY